Proteins encoded together in one Nitrosopumilus sp. window:
- the pcn gene encoding proliferating cell nuclear antigen (pcna), which produces MTFGAKTSGSDDLKAIISAISTLVEEATFVATAEGITFRGMDPSHVALIDISWPNSAFEKYECDSDIKFGVRIDEFSKLIKRADKKDSIEISISEQNMLLVTVGKNKKYKMRLIESSATDTPLPKIPYDSKIILSSSKFDKILGDVQVVSDYLTISTADSKGEFSGKGDSGEVTIELDKADEDIEEISSKDDSTGTYSLEYLNPVVKAVGSTAGFITCEFSSAKPLRIEFKVANIGRIHFYLAPRVES; this is translated from the coding sequence TTGACTTTTGGTGCAAAAACAAGTGGCTCAGACGATCTAAAGGCAATCATCTCTGCAATTTCAACATTAGTTGAAGAAGCTACTTTTGTTGCAACAGCTGAAGGAATTACCTTTAGAGGAATGGATCCTTCACATGTAGCATTAATTGATATCTCTTGGCCAAATTCAGCTTTTGAAAAATATGAATGCGATAGTGACATAAAATTTGGTGTACGAATTGATGAATTCTCAAAACTGATCAAGCGAGCAGACAAAAAAGACAGTATAGAGATTAGCATCTCTGAGCAAAACATGTTGCTTGTTACAGTTGGTAAAAATAAAAAATACAAAATGCGATTAATTGAAAGTTCAGCTACTGACACACCATTACCAAAAATTCCTTATGATTCTAAAATAATCTTATCCTCTTCAAAGTTTGATAAAATTCTTGGTGATGTCCAAGTAGTATCTGATTATCTAACTATAAGCACAGCTGATTCTAAAGGAGAATTTTCAGGAAAAGGTGATTCAGGTGAAGTAACAATTGAGCTTGACAAAGCAGATGAAGATATTGAAGAGATATCATCAAAAGATGATAGTACTGGAACTTACAGTCTTGAATATCTAAATCCAGTAGTAAAAGCAGTAGGCTCTACTGCAGGCTTTATTACATGTGAGTTTTCAAGCGCAAAACCACTTAGAATTGAATTCAAAGTAGCAAATATTGGTAGAATTCACTTTTACTTGGCTCCACGCGTGGAAAGTTAA
- a CDS encoding aspartate kinase has product MRLVLKYGGTSISATKDIQTVAKHINSLSKENQIVVVCSAISGTTDDLIEISESIKKENKSKADQLAAKITNRHKQLAKQTIKKSDVRKKLLSKLEEDFTELFALIDGMVLLGEVTPRSMDYLISFGERLSIKLVSAAINDSGKKSIPLTGKEVGIVTDSNFGESRPLIDTTRLRVLKTVEALFTKKTIPVVGGFAGADQHGHVTTFGRGGSDYSASTIGSCIKADEIWLMSDVDGLMTADPKIVKNAKLLKEVSYVEAIEMAMFGAKQIHPRTFEPLLSKKIPMKIRNSFNLKNEGTLVTAVPSPSTKNTVKCVSYVKNNGLIDIRGGSMVGTPGTAAKIFATLAKAGINVMMISQNPSESSITIVVKNTDLDKAVGALEMELLGKIIKKLEITTDVAIIALIGSGMRGTVGVASKVFGAIEKNKVNVSMITQGSSELNLAFVVKNSDTNAAVRSLHDAFKLDKIN; this is encoded by the coding sequence TTGAGACTTGTTTTAAAATATGGTGGAACTTCAATCTCTGCCACTAAAGATATCCAAACTGTAGCTAAACACATCAATTCGTTATCAAAAGAAAATCAAATTGTAGTTGTTTGTTCTGCAATAAGTGGCACTACTGATGATCTTATAGAAATATCTGAATCAATAAAAAAAGAAAATAAATCAAAAGCAGATCAACTAGCAGCAAAGATTACTAATCGTCATAAACAATTAGCAAAACAAACTATAAAAAAATCTGATGTTAGAAAAAAATTACTTTCAAAACTTGAAGAAGACTTTACAGAACTCTTTGCATTAATTGATGGAATGGTTCTGTTAGGTGAAGTAACCCCAAGATCCATGGATTATCTCATCTCATTTGGTGAGCGACTATCAATAAAATTAGTATCTGCTGCAATAAATGATTCCGGTAAAAAATCAATTCCATTAACTGGAAAAGAAGTAGGAATAGTTACTGATTCAAATTTTGGTGAATCAAGACCACTAATTGATACAACCAGATTACGAGTATTAAAAACAGTGGAAGCATTATTCACAAAGAAAACAATACCAGTTGTTGGTGGATTTGCAGGAGCAGATCAACATGGACATGTAACTACATTTGGTAGAGGAGGCTCTGATTATTCAGCATCTACAATTGGTTCTTGTATAAAGGCTGATGAAATTTGGTTAATGAGTGATGTTGATGGATTAATGACTGCAGATCCAAAGATAGTAAAGAATGCAAAATTACTCAAGGAAGTATCTTATGTTGAAGCAATAGAGATGGCTATGTTTGGCGCAAAGCAAATTCATCCACGAACCTTTGAGCCTCTATTATCAAAAAAAATACCAATGAAGATTAGAAATTCTTTCAATTTGAAAAATGAAGGAACTCTAGTAACTGCTGTACCATCGCCATCAACAAAAAATACTGTAAAATGTGTAAGCTACGTAAAAAATAATGGATTAATTGATATCCGAGGGGGTAGTATGGTTGGAACTCCAGGAACTGCAGCTAAAATCTTTGCAACCTTAGCAAAGGCTGGAATCAATGTAATGATGATTTCACAAAATCCCTCAGAATCTAGTATCACAATAGTTGTAAAAAATACTGATCTTGACAAAGCAGTAGGTGCACTTGAAATGGAATTATTAGGAAAAATAATCAAAAAATTAGAAATTACTACCGATGTAGCAATTATTGCGTTAATTGGTTCAGGAATGAGAGGAACTGTTGGCGTAGCATCAAAAGTTTTTGGAGCAATTGAGAAAAATAAGGTAAATGTTTCTATGATTACTCAAGGTTCATCTGAACTTAATCTTGCATTTGTTGTTAAAAATTCTGATACAAATGCTGCAGTTCGTTCATTACATGATGCGTTTAAGCTTGATAAAATCAACTAG
- the cobJ gene encoding precorrin-3B C(17)-methyltransferase — MTGKLYIVGVGPGHHDHMTFRAKEVILESDTIVGYETYVNLVQDLIEGKTVYRYAMTQEVERAHQCIDLAKSGKIVSLVSSGDPGIYGMAGLIYETLAEGGWNPKDGLQVEIVPGVSALNSCASIVGSPLMTDFAVVSMSDLLVPWEIIEKRVEAAAQGDFVIVIYNPASKKRIHQLQDTRKILLKYRKPTTPVAIIKGAFRESETIVMTDLENLPNHSDKLGMISTVIIGNSSTYTYKDLMINPRGYKSKYNLEEQTNPNLKV; from the coding sequence TTGACTGGTAAACTATACATCGTCGGCGTTGGTCCTGGGCATCACGATCATATGACATTTAGAGCAAAAGAAGTAATTTTAGAAAGCGATACAATTGTTGGATACGAAACTTATGTGAATCTAGTTCAAGATCTTATTGAAGGTAAAACAGTCTATCGTTATGCTATGACTCAAGAAGTAGAGCGAGCTCATCAATGTATTGATCTTGCTAAATCAGGAAAAATTGTTTCTCTTGTATCAAGTGGTGATCCAGGAATTTATGGAATGGCAGGATTAATTTATGAAACACTTGCTGAAGGAGGATGGAATCCTAAAGATGGTCTTCAAGTAGAAATAGTTCCTGGCGTATCAGCATTAAACTCATGTGCATCAATAGTTGGTTCACCATTAATGACTGATTTTGCAGTTGTTAGTATGAGCGATTTATTAGTTCCTTGGGAAATTATTGAAAAAAGAGTAGAAGCTGCAGCACAAGGAGATTTTGTTATTGTAATTTATAATCCTGCAAGCAAAAAAAGAATTCATCAATTACAAGATACAAGAAAAATTCTTTTAAAATATAGAAAACCTACAACTCCTGTTGCAATTATTAAAGGTGCATTTAGAGAATCTGAAACAATTGTTATGACTGATTTAGAGAACTTGCCAAATCATTCAGACAAATTAGGCATGATCAGTACAGTAATTATAGGAAATTCATCTACATACACCTACAAAGATTTGATGATCAATCCAAGAGGTTACAAATCAAAATACAATCTAGAAGAACAAACTAATCCAAATCTTAAAGTCTAA
- a CDS encoding tyrosine--tRNA ligase produces the protein MDIMEKVELIEKPPTEEVVTHDELIELFKTNSSPKHYIGLEISGFLHLGSLISTGFKINDFVKAGVKCTVFLADWHTLINDKLGGDWDTISKVSQYYQDAFKLVCPDAQIVFGSKLYEEKTEYWSELVKFTKHMSLARTMRTLTIMGRSENEDKIELAKLLYPPMQAVDIHSLDVDIAHAGMDQRKIHMLVREIFPKMKWKVPVAVHHKLLPGLTKPVDTSNSQILAKMSKSDPNSGVFIHNSDDEIKKKISKAWCEEANILNNPLLEIARTIIFHEFKEMNVERPEKFGGNVSYGNFSQLESDFAEKKLHPGDLKQTVGNYLTKIISPIRDKINLSEELSEAIKKSY, from the coding sequence TTGGATATTATGGAGAAAGTTGAGTTAATTGAAAAGCCTCCAACTGAAGAAGTTGTTACACATGATGAATTAATAGAATTATTCAAAACAAATTCTTCACCAAAACACTACATTGGTTTAGAGATTTCGGGATTCTTACATTTAGGAAGTTTGATCAGTACAGGTTTCAAGATTAATGATTTTGTAAAGGCCGGAGTAAAATGTACAGTTTTTCTTGCAGATTGGCATACTTTGATCAATGATAAACTAGGTGGAGATTGGGATACCATTTCAAAAGTTTCTCAATATTATCAAGATGCATTCAAACTAGTATGTCCTGATGCACAAATTGTTTTTGGCTCAAAACTTTATGAGGAAAAAACAGAATATTGGTCTGAACTTGTCAAATTTACAAAACATATGTCACTTGCTAGAACAATGAGGACTCTTACTATAATGGGTCGTTCAGAAAATGAAGATAAGATAGAGCTGGCAAAGTTGCTTTATCCACCTATGCAAGCAGTTGATATTCATTCATTGGATGTGGATATTGCTCATGCTGGAATGGATCAAAGAAAGATCCACATGTTAGTTAGGGAGATATTTCCAAAAATGAAATGGAAGGTTCCTGTTGCAGTTCATCATAAACTTCTACCTGGACTTACAAAACCAGTAGATACAAGTAATTCTCAAATACTTGCAAAAATGAGCAAGTCAGATCCAAATTCAGGCGTTTTTATTCATAATTCTGATGATGAGATAAAGAAGAAAATTAGCAAAGCATGGTGTGAGGAGGCAAATATTCTAAACAATCCATTATTAGAAATTGCAAGAACAATAATTTTTCATGAATTCAAAGAAATGAATGTTGAAAGACCAGAAAAATTTGGTGGCAATGTATCATATGGTAATTTTTCACAGCTAGAATCAGATTTTGCTGAAAAGAAATTACATCCAGGAGATCTAAAGCAAACTGTTGGAAATTACTTGACAAAAATAATTTCTCCAATTCGAGATAAGATTAATCTTAGTGAAGAACTAAGTGAGGCAATAAAGAAGAGCTATTAG
- a CDS encoding C2H2-type zinc finger protein: protein MGLFGSSKNDLKCKKCGTVLSDSERLKRHQEVAHNKKKEKCRVCNTEFDTQEDLRKHKKNCK from the coding sequence ATGGGACTCTTTGGATCCAGTAAAAACGATTTAAAATGTAAAAAATGCGGTACTGTTCTATCAGATTCTGAACGATTAAAGAGACATCAAGAGGTGGCCCATAACAAGAAAAAAGAAAAATGCAGAGTATGCAATACTGAGTTTGATACTCAAGAGGATTTAAGAAAACATAAAAAAAATTGTAAATAG
- a CDS encoding DegT/DnrJ/EryC1/StrS aminotransferase family protein has translation MKIAINVPLVGKEEIAEVTSILKNGALTSSANQGGKYVQKFEKSASSFVKSKYAIAVNSGTAALQAALYALDIKRGDEVIVPSFTFVATANAVISTGAKPVFADILKENYTLDPADVKKKITKKTRAIIPVHLYGHVADIEEFSEISNKNNIPIIEDAAQSLGSTYKGKHTGTFFEMGCYSMYPAKVMTAGEGGFIVTNNKMLRDKLLMIRNHGMVNGYDTKIFGLNLRLPEINAAIANIQIKKLPKFLKIRKSNATLLSKLLSELKIQLPLSRKNENVNWYLYTIGTNKQTQLLKKLNQKGIGAASYYPTPVHKTPFYKLKSKLPVTDWAASHVVSLPIHPKVTEKNIEYIAKTVSEIL, from the coding sequence ATGAAAATTGCAATTAATGTCCCATTAGTAGGCAAAGAAGAGATTGCTGAAGTAACTTCTATTCTTAAAAATGGAGCATTAACCTCGTCAGCAAATCAAGGGGGTAAATATGTCCAGAAATTTGAAAAATCTGCATCCTCTTTTGTAAAATCAAAATATGCAATTGCAGTCAACTCTGGTACAGCTGCTCTTCAAGCAGCACTATATGCATTAGATATCAAAAGAGGTGATGAGGTAATAGTTCCATCATTTACCTTTGTAGCAACTGCAAATGCGGTTATTTCAACTGGAGCAAAACCTGTTTTTGCTGATATACTAAAAGAGAATTATACATTAGATCCTGCTGACGTTAAGAAAAAAATTACTAAAAAAACTCGTGCAATAATCCCTGTTCATCTTTATGGACACGTAGCAGATATAGAAGAATTCTCAGAAATTTCTAACAAGAATAACATTCCAATTATAGAAGATGCTGCACAATCTTTAGGTTCAACTTACAAAGGAAAACACACTGGTACATTTTTTGAAATGGGATGTTATAGCATGTATCCAGCAAAAGTTATGACCGCAGGAGAAGGAGGATTTATTGTAACAAACAACAAAATGCTTAGAGATAAACTATTGATGATCAGAAATCATGGAATGGTTAATGGTTATGATACCAAAATATTTGGTCTAAATTTACGATTACCAGAAATTAATGCTGCAATTGCAAATATACAAATAAAAAAACTTCCAAAATTTTTGAAGATAAGAAAAAGTAATGCAACTTTATTATCAAAATTATTATCTGAACTTAAAATACAGCTTCCTTTATCACGAAAAAATGAAAATGTAAATTGGTATCTTTACACGATTGGAACTAACAAACAAACTCAGCTACTAAAAAAATTAAATCAAAAAGGAATTGGTGCAGCATCATATTACCCCACACCGGTTCACAAAACTCCATTTTACAAATTAAAATCTAAACTTCCTGTTACTGACTGGGCAGCATCTCATGTAGTATCTTTACCAATTCATCCAAAAGTAACTGAAAAAAATATTGAATATATTGCAAAAACTGTTAGTGAAATACTTTGA
- a CDS encoding tetrahydromethanopterin S-methyltransferase subunit A: protein MNSLGEAIGELCKVILPIPEHYFIGNSDSSVCVCTLSSIDLLKKFENSEILNHIFMVGRLLSENKGIDSIIEFVNKNQKIKTIIVCGKEVWGHKAGHSLFELHKNGIDGNQRIINSTSPDPILTVSKSKIKHFQDKIELVNLINETNFEKIIQRIKNY, encoded by the coding sequence TTGAATTCTCTAGGAGAAGCTATAGGAGAACTTTGTAAGGTAATTTTACCCATACCTGAGCACTATTTTATAGGAAATTCTGATTCATCTGTCTGTGTTTGCACGCTCTCAAGCATAGATCTTCTCAAAAAATTTGAAAATTCTGAAATTTTAAACCATATTTTCATGGTTGGAAGATTACTTTCTGAGAATAAAGGAATAGATTCCATTATTGAATTTGTAAATAAAAATCAAAAAATCAAAACAATTATTGTTTGTGGAAAAGAAGTTTGGGGACACAAAGCAGGACACTCATTATTTGAATTACACAAAAATGGAATTGATGGTAATCAAAGAATCATTAATTCAACTAGTCCTGATCCAATCCTAACAGTTTCAAAATCTAAAATAAAACACTTTCAAGATAAAATTGAATTAGTAAATCTAATTAATGAAACAAATTTTGAAAAAATTATTCAAAGAATAAAAAATTACTAG
- a CDS encoding dUTPase: MSEKLDRLEEIFKLQKGLSEMMKLDRYPKDTEGRVSALCTAIMHEAVELQRTTNWKWWKTPIKFDEAEAREELIDIWHFVVQASLELKLSPDDILDEYKKKNEINRERQRNGY, encoded by the coding sequence ATGTCTGAAAAATTAGATCGGTTAGAAGAAATATTCAAACTTCAAAAAGGACTTTCTGAAATGATGAAACTTGATAGATATCCAAAAGATACGGAGGGAAGAGTTTCTGCATTATGTACTGCAATTATGCATGAAGCAGTTGAGTTACAGCGTACAACAAATTGGAAATGGTGGAAAACTCCAATAAAGTTTGATGAGGCAGAAGCAAGAGAAGAATTGATAGATATTTGGCATTTTGTTGTACAAGCATCACTTGAATTGAAACTTTCTCCAGATGACATATTAGATGAATACAAGAAAAAAAACGAAATTAACAGAGAAAGACAGAGAAATGGATACTAG
- a CDS encoding PfkB family carbohydrate kinase gives MLTVFGSTALDTIRTPKKTLRNVLGGAATFAAISASNFVDTGLIAVVGKDFPKKHHDILSKYLDLQGFTIKDGKTFRYDGKYDDTLSTRSTLKTELNVLGDFKPKVPEAYKKSQFVYLANNDPEQNTKLIKEFDKVKFSMCDTIDFWISTKREAVIKMIKAVDAVVINDEEAKLLTKEFNLIKCAKKMMQWGAKYVIIKKGEHGSLMFYDEVIFPTAGFSLEDVVDPTGAGDSFAGAMIGYLASKNSTSISEIKKAVVYGNVLGSFAVERYGLDGLLKIKKGDIAKRVKIYEKMIRF, from the coding sequence ATGCTTACTGTTTTTGGTTCAACAGCACTAGATACTATTAGAACACCAAAGAAAACATTAAGAAATGTATTAGGTGGAGCTGCAACTTTTGCTGCCATTTCAGCAAGTAATTTTGTAGATACAGGATTAATTGCCGTAGTTGGAAAAGATTTTCCAAAGAAGCATCATGATATATTATCCAAATATCTTGATTTGCAGGGATTTACGATAAAAGACGGAAAAACATTTCGTTATGATGGTAAGTATGACGATACACTAAGTACCAGATCAACTTTAAAAACAGAATTAAATGTATTGGGAGATTTTAAACCAAAAGTCCCAGAAGCTTACAAAAAATCACAATTTGTATATCTAGCTAATAATGATCCTGAACAAAATACAAAGTTAATCAAAGAATTTGATAAAGTAAAATTTTCAATGTGTGATACAATAGACTTTTGGATATCAACTAAACGAGAAGCTGTGATTAAAATGATTAAAGCAGTTGATGCAGTCGTAATAAATGACGAAGAAGCTAAACTCCTCACAAAAGAATTCAATCTGATAAAATGTGCTAAAAAAATGATGCAATGGGGAGCAAAATATGTTATAATTAAAAAAGGGGAGCACGGATCATTGATGTTTTATGATGAGGTAATTTTCCCTACTGCTGGATTTTCCTTAGAGGATGTGGTAGATCCAACAGGTGCAGGAGATTCCTTTGCAGGAGCCATGATAGGATATCTTGCAAGTAAAAATTCAACCAGTATATCAGAGATTAAAAAAGCAGTAGTTTATGGAAATGTTTTAGGTTCTTTTGCAGTTGAAAGATATGGATTAGACGGATTACTAAAAATCAAAAAAGGCGATATAGCAAAACGAGTAAAAATTTATGAAAAGATGATTAGGTTTTAA
- a CDS encoding peptidylprolyl isomerase → MATVKIETNHGNISFKLLPELAPETVRNFEKLAKDGFYDGTLFHRVIPGFMIQGGDPNTKTDNKSSWGMGGPGHTIKAEFSSRSHLRGIVSMARAQDPDSAGSQFFIVTSDSTFLDRQYTVFGEVTEGMDVADKIVKLQRDQNDCPLEEAKMLRVTVE, encoded by the coding sequence ATGGCTACAGTTAAGATTGAAACCAATCATGGAAATATTTCATTTAAACTTCTTCCTGAACTTGCACCAGAGACAGTAAGAAATTTTGAGAAATTAGCTAAAGATGGATTCTATGACGGTACACTTTTCCATAGAGTCATTCCTGGATTTATGATTCAGGGTGGAGATCCAAATACTAAAACAGATAACAAAAGTTCATGGGGAATGGGAGGACCGGGTCATACAATAAAGGCTGAGTTTAGTTCTAGATCCCATTTACGAGGAATTGTTTCTATGGCAAGAGCGCAAGATCCAGATAGCGCAGGGTCACAGTTTTTCATTGTAACCTCAGATAGTACATTTCTTGACAGGCAATATACCGTATTTGGAGAAGTTACTGAAGGGATGGATGTGGCAGATAAGATTGTAAAACTTCAACGTGATCAAAATGATTGCCCACTAGAAGAGGCAAAAATGCTTCGAGTTACTGTGGAATAA
- a CDS encoding NADPH-dependent FMN reductase has protein sequence MKVVVISGSPRKNANTEVMMNYVYEYTKTKNPDTKFINLSEGKIECYRGPTEEYNEETKNAAVDIMDADVWLIGSPIYNSFFSSALKNLFEYIDYKKTPGKVAGMAILAAGNIGFVDVQTLLTQLLSYFRVITNPKAVFLTIESVSSAGILEDAQNRLKEMVDETLGLSSKIQQN, from the coding sequence GTGAAAGTTGTAGTAATATCTGGTAGTCCAAGAAAAAATGCAAACACAGAGGTAATGATGAATTATGTTTACGAATATACGAAAACAAAAAATCCAGATACAAAATTTATCAATCTTTCAGAAGGTAAAATTGAATGTTATAGAGGTCCGACCGAAGAATATAATGAAGAAACAAAGAATGCTGCAGTTGATATTATGGATGCAGATGTATGGCTAATTGGTTCACCAATCTATAATTCATTTTTTAGTTCAGCATTAAAAAACCTCTTTGAGTATATAGATTACAAAAAAACACCAGGAAAAGTTGCAGGAATGGCAATTTTAGCTGCCGGAAATATCGGTTTCGTTGATGTTCAAACGTTACTTACCCAACTGTTATCTTATTTCAGAGTTATAACAAACCCAAAGGCTGTTTTTTTAACTATAGAATCCGTATCATCAGCTGGTATTCTAGAGGATGCACAAAATAGGCTCAAAGAAATGGTTGATGAAACTTTGGGGCTTTCTTCAAAAATTCAACAAAACTAG
- the bluB gene encoding 5,6-dimethylbenzimidazole synthase — MTEDFTEDEKRGFYKAIYSRRDVRTHFTSKPIEDEILSKILHAAHHAPSVGFSQPWNFILIKSEETKRKIKLSFEEEKNRSSQLIEEPKRSKYLSFKLEGILESPVNLCVTYDPTKFGPFVIGRSSIPEAGLYSVCCAIQNLWLSARAEGVGLGWVSILSNDALKDALELPEHVIPVAYLCLGYVDEFAEKPDLETAGWLPRLDLKDVVYFEKWDDKKNESWNGIQEMIKDDLDYA; from the coding sequence TTGACTGAAGATTTTACTGAAGATGAAAAAAGGGGTTTCTATAAGGCAATTTATTCAAGAAGAGATGTTAGAACTCATTTTACATCAAAGCCCATAGAAGATGAAATTTTATCAAAAATCCTTCATGCAGCACATCATGCTCCATCTGTAGGATTTTCACAGCCATGGAATTTCATTTTAATAAAAAGTGAAGAAACAAAAAGGAAAATTAAATTATCATTTGAAGAAGAAAAGAATCGCTCATCACAATTAATTGAAGAACCAAAGAGATCAAAATATCTTTCATTCAAATTAGAAGGAATTTTGGAATCTCCAGTGAATCTTTGTGTAACATATGATCCTACTAAATTTGGACCATTTGTTATAGGAAGATCTAGTATTCCTGAGGCTGGATTGTATAGTGTTTGTTGTGCAATTCAGAACTTATGGCTATCAGCTAGAGCAGAAGGAGTCGGACTTGGATGGGTAAGTATTCTATCTAATGATGCACTAAAGGATGCATTAGAATTACCTGAACATGTAATTCCTGTAGCATACTTGTGTTTAGGTTATGTTGATGAATTTGCAGAAAAACCAGATCTTGAAACTGCGGGATGGTTACCAAGACTTGATTTGAAAGATGTTGTGTATTTTGAAAAGTGGGATGATAAAAAAAATGAATCTTGGAATGGTATTCAAGAAATGATCAAAGATGATCTTGATTACGCTTAA
- a CDS encoding CopD family protein, with protein MSAIEQAILTFIHLVAAAIWIGGSLFIGIVFSPLLKTMTDSLEERMQIMIRVGRRFNKIAVPSLIVLMGTGLYSSFALLSKPDLLVATSYGTYLIIKIILVIALIITYIIHVRVIRKDVEEKIMSKKMPEHEIQKLRKKIIILGEITVVLSIAILFFASLLDAGV; from the coding sequence ATGAGTGCAATAGAGCAAGCAATTCTTACATTTATTCATCTTGTTGCAGCTGCAATTTGGATAGGAGGATCACTTTTCATTGGAATTGTTTTTTCTCCTCTTTTGAAAACAATGACAGATTCATTAGAAGAAAGAATGCAAATAATGATTCGTGTTGGAAGAAGATTCAACAAAATTGCAGTTCCATCATTGATTGTTCTTATGGGAACTGGCTTGTATAGTTCATTTGCATTACTCAGTAAACCTGACTTACTTGTCGCAACAAGTTATGGAACCTATTTGATAATCAAAATAATTCTTGTTATTGCCTTAATTATTACGTACATTATTCATGTTAGAGTGATTAGAAAAGATGTTGAAGAAAAAATCATGTCAAAAAAAATGCCAGAGCATGAAATTCAAAAATTAAGAAAAAAAATTATCATACTTGGTGAAATTACAGTAGTTCTATCAATTGCAATCTTATTCTTTGCATCATTACTTGATGCCGGAGTCTGA
- the rtcA gene encoding RNA 3'-terminal phosphate cyclase: MEFLKINGAYGEGGGQIIRSAITISCITKQPIHIEKIRMNRRIPGLRPQHLTMIKILEKISNAYVIGAEIGSTELKFIPGEIESLELVEDVGTAGSISLILQVIIPVVSISQKKINLTLKGGTNVQWSPTIEYTQNVLKEAYSKMGIEFSLNVIKQGYYPKGGGEINLLVNPSNLKPIFLTKRNTKNVKIICTFSKISINEIEKEIALIKNKLIKEKFQVEVHLENQNALDSGASLLICSIDDNSIIGVDSIYDKKNHVFDIDIEGFMGNMFGVDDKLADMLVVPASLTNKKSIFHVGKISKHLETNLFVTSKITGCKYGVGKIPHGFEVIIEGISDSGIK, encoded by the coding sequence GTGGAATTTCTAAAAATCAATGGAGCATATGGTGAAGGTGGAGGACAAATTATTCGTTCAGCAATTACCATATCATGTATCACAAAACAACCTATTCATATTGAAAAAATTAGAATGAATCGAAGAATTCCTGGACTACGACCACAACATCTAACAATGATAAAAATTCTTGAAAAAATTTCAAATGCTTATGTTATTGGAGCAGAGATAGGCTCCACAGAATTAAAATTTATTCCAGGAGAAATTGAAAGCTTAGAACTAGTAGAAGATGTAGGAACAGCAGGTAGCATTTCACTAATCTTACAAGTAATTATTCCAGTAGTTTCAATATCACAAAAAAAAATTAACTTAACATTAAAAGGCGGAACAAATGTTCAATGGAGTCCAACAATTGAATATACACAAAATGTGTTAAAAGAAGCATATTCAAAAATGGGAATTGAATTTTCTCTTAATGTAATTAAACAGGGTTATTATCCAAAAGGTGGTGGAGAAATTAATTTATTAGTTAATCCATCAAATCTTAAACCAATTTTTTTAACAAAAAGAAATACGAAAAACGTAAAAATAATTTGTACTTTTTCAAAAATATCTATCAATGAAATAGAAAAAGAAATTGCACTAATTAAAAATAAATTAATTAAAGAAAAATTTCAAGTTGAAGTACATTTAGAAAATCAGAATGCTTTGGATTCTGGAGCATCCTTATTGATATGTAGTATAGATGACAATTCAATAATTGGAGTAGATAGCATATATGATAAGAAAAATCATGTTTTTGATATAGATATTGAAGGATTTATGGGAAATATGTTTGGAGTTGATGATAAGTTAGCAGATATGTTGGTAGTACCTGCAAGTCTAACTAACAAAAAAAGTATTTTTCATGTTGGAAAAATATCTAAACATTTAGAGACTAACTTGTTTGTGACATCAAAAATTACAGGATGTAAATATGGGGTAGGAAAAATTCCCCATGGATTTGAGGTTATAATTGAAGGTATTTCAGACTCCGGCATCAAGTAA